The following DNA comes from Nocardioides panzhihuensis.
CTGGACGCCCAGATGATGAGCGGCGCCATGGACGGCATCGCCCAGACGCTCACGTCCAGCCTGCACCTGCGTGACGGCTACTTCCTCGAGGCCAGCTGGGACAACTACGCCTACACCCGCGAGTGGAACACGCCACCGACCGTCGAGGTCATCATCGTCCCGAACGACTCCGAGGACCCAGGCGGCGCCGGCGAGCTCGCCGTGGCCGCATCGATGGCGGCCACCGCGAACGCCTACGCGCGGGCGACCGGCAAGACGCCGACGGAGTTCCCTATCAACCACCACGACCCGTCGCACTTCGAGGTCAAGCCGACCATCCCGCCCGTGCCGCAGTCTCCGACTGACGGTCTGACCTACCTCCAGGAGTGAGCAGATGCCCACCCACACCTTCATCGTCAACGGCAAGCGAGTCAGTGTCGATGTCGCCGACAACGTACGCCTGCTCTGGGTGCTCCGTGACCTGCTGGGGGTCACCGGCCCGAAGTACGGCTGCGGCATCAACGTCTGCAAGGCCTGTACCTCCCACATCAACGGCAAGGCCTTCAACCCCTGCTCGGTGCAGGTCAAGGACATCGGCTCCGACGACGAGATCACGACCATCGAGGGCCTGCCCGAGACCGTCGGCGCCGACCTGCACCCCATGCAGGAGGCCTGGCTCGACGAGGACGTCGC
Coding sequences within:
- a CDS encoding (2Fe-2S)-binding protein — protein: MPTHTFIVNGKRVSVDVADNVRLLWVLRDLLGVTGPKYGCGINVCKACTSHINGKAFNPCSVQVKDIGSDDEITTIEGLPETVGADLHPMQEAWLDEDVAQCGYCQPGQIMAAVDLVRRVKAEGRDITDDDLDGLRNICRCGTYPRLREAIKTGAARM